In the genome of Gloeotrichia echinulata CP02, one region contains:
- a CDS encoding AAA family ATPase: MSELFKGFEQLVELVKTLEEKMEKGEIKTDVQINSRPLSSIPRHGNMPRPNNMGNDVGTSRFRTQPPANSGSGGGNGGASDPPITPPAGSSDHSLKDVGGLGEVLKELKELIAIPLKRPDLLAKLGLEATRGVLLVGPPGTGKTLTARALADELGVNYIALVGPEVISKYYGEAEQRLRGIFEKAAKNAPCIIFIDEIDSLAPDRSAVEGEVEKRLVAQLLSLMDGFSHSQGVIVLAATNRPDHLDPALRRPGRFDREVQFRIPDCNGRKEILQILSRAMPLDDTVDLDFIAERAVGFVGADLKAVCQKAAYTALRRQIPSIDGQIPDNMTVNQTDFLQALKEIKPAVLRSVEVEVPHIAWEDIGGLDSIKQTLRESVEGALLYPELYLQTKALAPKGILLWGPPGTGKTLLAKAVASQARANFIGVNGPELLSRWVGASEQAVRELFAKARQADPCVVFIDEIDTLAPARGSYNGDSGVSDRVVGQLLTELDGLQVGSTILVIGATNRPDALDPALLRAGRLDLQMKVDLPDLASRLAILQVHSQGRPLQDVDLQYWAQMTKGWNGADLTLLCNQAAVEAIRRFRTQGLTDPADIKITTDDFNYAYQVLTEQRPG; the protein is encoded by the coding sequence ATGAGTGAGTTATTTAAGGGTTTTGAGCAGTTAGTCGAATTGGTGAAGACTTTAGAAGAAAAGATGGAAAAGGGAGAAATCAAGACAGATGTGCAAATTAACTCCCGTCCCTTGAGTAGTATTCCTCGTCATGGGAATATGCCGCGTCCTAATAATATGGGTAATGATGTGGGTACAAGTCGCTTCCGCACTCAACCACCTGCTAATTCTGGTTCTGGTGGTGGAAATGGAGGTGCATCTGACCCCCCCATCACACCACCTGCTGGGTCTTCAGATCATTCTCTCAAGGATGTTGGGGGACTGGGTGAGGTTCTGAAGGAACTTAAGGAACTGATTGCTATTCCTTTAAAACGCCCTGATTTGCTGGCTAAATTGGGACTAGAAGCCACAAGAGGCGTATTATTAGTGGGACCGCCTGGTACGGGCAAAACTTTGACCGCTCGCGCTTTGGCTGATGAACTCGGTGTTAACTATATTGCGCTGGTGGGGCCTGAAGTCATCAGTAAATACTACGGTGAGGCTGAACAAAGGCTGCGGGGGATTTTTGAAAAAGCTGCAAAAAATGCACCCTGTATTATCTTTATTGATGAAATAGATAGTTTAGCCCCAGACCGTAGTGCTGTAGAAGGGGAAGTGGAAAAACGTCTGGTGGCTCAACTGTTGAGCTTAATGGATGGTTTCTCTCACAGCCAAGGTGTGATTGTTCTGGCTGCGACAAATCGCCCCGACCATCTCGATCCCGCCCTGCGCCGTCCCGGAAGATTTGACCGCGAAGTTCAGTTTCGCATCCCAGACTGCAATGGACGTAAAGAAATTTTGCAAATTCTCTCCCGTGCTATGCCCTTGGATGATACAGTTGACCTCGATTTTATCGCGGAACGGGCTGTAGGATTTGTGGGTGCCGATTTGAAAGCTGTCTGTCAAAAAGCGGCTTATACAGCTTTGCGTCGCCAGATTCCTTCGATAGATGGGCAAATTCCCGACAACATGACAGTTAACCAAACTGATTTCTTACAAGCCCTCAAAGAAATCAAACCAGCGGTGCTGCGGAGTGTGGAAGTGGAAGTTCCCCATATCGCTTGGGAAGATATTGGCGGTTTGGATAGCATTAAGCAAACTTTGCGGGAATCAGTAGAAGGGGCGTTACTGTATCCAGAACTTTACCTCCAGACCAAAGCACTAGCGCCCAAGGGGATTTTATTGTGGGGACCACCGGGAACTGGTAAAACTTTATTGGCAAAAGCTGTAGCTTCCCAAGCCAGAGCTAATTTTATCGGTGTCAACGGGCCAGAGTTACTCAGTCGTTGGGTGGGCGCCAGTGAACAAGCTGTACGGGAATTATTCGCCAAAGCGCGACAAGCCGACCCCTGCGTCGTATTTATTGATGAAATTGATACCTTAGCCCCGGCGCGAGGCAGTTACAATGGTGATTCGGGAGTGAGCGATCGCGTCGTTGGGCAATTACTCACTGAGTTAGATGGGTTACAGGTGGGCAGCACTATCTTAGTAATCGGCGCGACAAATCGACCTGATGCACTCGACCCAGCTTTATTGCGAGCCGGACGCTTAGATTTACAGATGAAGGTCGATTTACCAGATTTAGCCAGCCGGTTGGCGATTTTGCAAGTCCATAGCCAAGGACGACCATTACAAGATGTGGATTTGCAATATTGGGCACAAATGACTAAGGGTTGGAATGGTGCTGATTTGACATTGCTGTGTAATCAAGCCGCTGTCGAAGCAATTCGCCGTTTCCGCACTCAAGGTCTGACAGACCCTGCTGATATCAAGATTACAACTGATGATTTTAATTATGCCTATCAAGTGTTAACCGAGCAACGTCCAGGTTAA
- a CDS encoding transposase family protein, whose translation MTQLLNLPEVLVESSLQEGQVLILSVGKKAKSASCPHCGQNSRHLHQNQKCLVKDLPMGDFEVILNVNRRRFKCKKCRKTFNEKLDFLGARKRYTYRYAEYIIKQVINSNVSNVARNNGLTNE comes from the coding sequence ATGACTCAACTCCTAAATTTGCCTGAAGTATTAGTAGAATCAAGCCTACAAGAGGGTCAAGTCCTAATTCTATCAGTAGGTAAAAAAGCGAAAAGTGCATCGTGCCCACACTGTGGTCAAAACTCAAGACATTTACATCAAAATCAAAAATGTTTAGTGAAAGATTTACCGATGGGGGATTTTGAAGTAATACTGAATGTCAATAGACGAAGATTCAAGTGTAAAAAATGCCGAAAAACATTTAATGAAAAGCTAGATTTTCTAGGAGCAAGAAAGAGGTATACATACCGATATGCGGAATATATTATCAAACAAGTGATTAATAGTAATGTAAGTAATGTGGCAAGAAATAATGGACTAACTAATGAATAA
- a CDS encoding gas vesicle protein translates to MTTTPILPTRSPTNSSRAITTSTQGSTLADILERVLDKGIVIAGDISVSIASTELIHIRIRLLIASVDKAKEMGINWWENDPYLSSKTQLLIEENKQLIEENKQFQHRLNSLEEQLRLFTAINGNHTEQSEENSEDNSPNVAE, encoded by the coding sequence ATGACTACTACCCCTATACTGCCAACACGTTCTCCAACTAACTCAAGTCGAGCAATTACTACATCTACTCAGGGTTCAACTTTAGCGGATATTCTCGAAAGAGTTCTCGATAAAGGAATTGTAATTGCTGGTGATATTTCCGTATCTATTGCCTCTACTGAACTGATACATATCCGAATTCGATTGTTAATTGCCTCAGTTGATAAAGCAAAGGAAATGGGTATTAATTGGTGGGAAAATGACCCTTATTTGAGCAGTAAAACTCAACTGTTAATTGAGGAAAATAAACAATTAATTGAGGAAAATAAACAATTTCAGCATCGCCTAAATAGCCTGGAAGAACAGCTACGTTTATTCACAGCTATAAATGGGAATCACACAGAGCAATCCGAAGAAAATTCGGAAGATAACTCCCCTAATGTTGCTGAATAA
- a CDS encoding gas vesicle protein K → MEIICTSVENSHDLPPTTSKANSQAGLVPLLLTVVELIRQLMEAQVIRRMEQECLSESDLERAAESLQKLEEQVLNLCRIFEIDPADLNVKLGEFGTLLPAPGSYYPGETGSQPSILELLDRLLNTGIVVDGEIDLGVAQINLIHAKLRLVLTSKPI, encoded by the coding sequence ATGGAAATTATTTGCACTTCTGTTGAAAATTCCCACGATTTACCACCTACCACTTCTAAAGCTAACAGCCAAGCGGGTTTAGTTCCTTTACTGTTAACCGTAGTAGAACTAATACGCCAGCTGATGGAAGCTCAGGTAATTCGGCGCATGGAACAGGAGTGTCTCAGTGAATCCGACTTAGAGCGAGCAGCCGAAAGCTTGCAAAAATTAGAGGAGCAAGTTTTAAATTTGTGTCGGATTTTTGAAATTGATCCAGCAGATTTGAATGTCAAATTAGGAGAGTTTGGTACTCTTTTACCAGCACCAGGGTCTTATTATCCCGGAGAAACTGGAAGTCAACCTTCGATACTAGAACTACTAGATCGTCTTTTAAACACGGGAATTGTTGTAGACGGCGAAATAGATTTAGGTGTAGCTCAAATCAATCTTATTCACGCTAAGTTACGCTTAGTTTTGACCTCAAAACCGATCTAA
- a CDS encoding GvpL/GvpF family gas vesicle protein, with protein sequence MKTHNIYTYAFVKTPDFPLDLPDGNTGQVRLINGGGISAIVESGTTIESVQKNDEEVIKMVLAHDRVICELFDQITVLPLRFGTYFISQEALLDHIETNAKEYQEKINQFHGKNEYLLKLIPRTLPEPVKASVAGGRDYFLAKKQYYENQKIFQIAQADEKYSLIHLITELYKSSVIVQHQAEEVRIYLLVSYQDKSLLSKQFLTWQEACPRWDLFLGEGLPPYQFI encoded by the coding sequence ATGAAAACGCACAATATCTACACCTATGCATTTGTAAAGACTCCTGATTTTCCCTTAGATTTACCAGATGGTAATACTGGTCAAGTACGATTAATTAATGGCGGAGGTATTTCGGCTATTGTCGAATCTGGGACAACTATAGAGTCAGTCCAAAAAAATGACGAAGAAGTCATCAAAATGGTTTTAGCTCATGATCGAGTAATTTGTGAACTATTTGACCAAATCACAGTTTTACCTTTGCGGTTTGGCACTTATTTTATTTCCCAAGAAGCCTTACTAGATCATATAGAAACTAATGCCAAAGAATACCAAGAAAAAATCAATCAGTTTCACGGTAAAAACGAATATCTTTTAAAACTAATCCCCCGAACTTTACCAGAGCCAGTCAAGGCCTCAGTAGCAGGAGGAAGAGATTATTTTTTAGCCAAAAAACAATATTATGAAAATCAAAAAATATTTCAAATCGCACAAGCTGACGAAAAATACAGTCTAATTCATTTAATTACAGAACTGTATAAATCATCCGTTATTGTGCAACATCAAGCGGAAGAAGTCCGAATTTATCTTTTGGTAAGTTACCAAGATAAGTCTTTACTTTCAAAGCAATTTTTAACTTGGCAAGAAGCTTGTCCTCGGTGGGATTTATTCTTGGGAGAAGGGCTTCCTCCTTATCAATTTATTTAA
- a CDS encoding ArsA family ATPase has protein sequence MNHYDSLHLIMFSGKGGVGKTTISCSFARYWARKFPEDKILLISTDPAHSLGDVLQVDVKDNALPIADLPNLSVQALDAQKLLLEFKAKYSYFLELLVERGSLADGEDLAPVWDLNWPGLNELMGLLEIQRLLSEKQVDRVIVDMAPSGHTLNLLGLKDFLDVIFQSLELFQEKHRVITQSFTGSYKADEVDKFLVDMKFQLAESRRLLQDEEFTGCVVVAVSEPMCLLETERFLQSLKTLEIPYAGLFINRVLINSDMELDRYAEQQNLINKFLTLAPNQPVFTVSQQRVEPLGGVALDSLASQIQKIDSVELVPPPLIQWPVKVLPSFNDFLAEGCQLIIVGGKGGVGKTTVAAAIGWACSQRYPHKNIRIISIDPAHSLGDAFGRTLGHEPVMLSANLSGQEIDADRVIEQFRSDYLWELADMISGEGSNTDSTVNVAYLPEAWRQIMSQALPGIDEMLSLITVMDLLDSNQEDLIILDTAPTGHLLSFLEMPAALGDWLSWIFKLWMKYQDILGRVDFIGRLRHLRQQVVLAQKKLKNPRHTQFVGVIQAETAIVAEHIRLTESLKNMGVNQRYVVQNRYSPEVEIDGSLFPDQTVVRLPRLPRSVEPLARIQGAANLLF, from the coding sequence ATGAACCACTACGACTCACTACATCTAATCATGTTTAGCGGCAAAGGAGGGGTAGGTAAAACTACCATTTCTTGCAGCTTTGCGCGTTATTGGGCGAGAAAGTTTCCTGAAGATAAAATCTTGTTAATTTCCACAGATCCGGCACATTCTTTAGGAGATGTATTGCAGGTAGATGTGAAAGATAATGCCTTACCAATAGCGGATTTACCTAATTTGAGCGTTCAAGCCTTGGATGCTCAAAAATTGTTATTGGAATTTAAAGCCAAATATAGTTACTTTTTAGAATTACTGGTGGAGAGGGGTAGTTTAGCAGACGGAGAAGATTTAGCCCCTGTTTGGGATTTAAACTGGCCAGGTTTAAATGAATTAATGGGATTGCTAGAAATTCAACGGTTACTATCTGAAAAACAGGTAGACCGTGTAATAGTTGATATGGCGCCCTCTGGGCATACATTAAACTTGTTGGGATTGAAAGATTTTTTGGATGTTATTTTCCAATCTTTAGAACTATTTCAAGAAAAACATCGAGTAATTACACAAAGTTTTACAGGTAGTTATAAGGCTGATGAAGTAGATAAATTCTTGGTAGACATGAAATTTCAATTAGCAGAAAGTAGACGCTTACTGCAAGATGAGGAATTTACTGGTTGTGTAGTTGTCGCAGTTTCTGAACCCATGTGTTTATTAGAAACTGAACGATTCCTACAAAGTTTAAAAACCCTAGAAATTCCCTATGCTGGATTATTCATCAATCGAGTGTTGATAAATTCAGATATGGAACTAGACCGTTATGCTGAACAGCAAAATCTCATCAATAAATTTTTAACATTAGCACCTAACCAACCTGTTTTCACCGTCTCACAACAGAGAGTAGAACCATTGGGTGGAGTAGCTTTAGATTCTCTAGCTTCCCAAATTCAAAAAATTGATAGTGTGGAACTGGTACCACCACCACTGATTCAATGGCCTGTTAAAGTCCTACCCAGTTTCAATGATTTTTTGGCAGAAGGGTGTCAATTGATTATAGTCGGAGGTAAAGGAGGTGTGGGCAAAACCACAGTAGCAGCCGCTATCGGTTGGGCTTGTTCTCAGCGTTATCCCCATAAAAATATTCGCATAATTTCTATAGATCCGGCTCATTCTTTAGGCGATGCTTTTGGCAGAACTTTAGGTCATGAACCTGTAATGTTATCTGCTAATTTAAGCGGTCAAGAAATTGATGCAGATAGAGTTATAGAACAATTCCGCTCAGATTATCTTTGGGAATTAGCGGATATGATTAGTGGTGAAGGTTCAAACACAGATTCAACAGTGAATGTTGCCTATCTTCCAGAGGCTTGGCGACAGATTATGTCTCAGGCTTTACCTGGAATTGATGAGATGTTATCTCTGATTACTGTGATGGATTTATTAGACAGTAATCAGGAAGATTTAATTATTTTAGATACGGCTCCCACAGGTCATCTCCTGAGCTTTTTAGAAATGCCAGCTGCTTTAGGAGATTGGTTATCGTGGATATTTAAGCTGTGGATGAAATATCAAGATATTTTGGGGCGCGTTGATTTCATTGGGCGATTGCGGCATTTACGCCAACAAGTTGTACTGGCACAAAAGAAGTTAAAAAATCCTCGCCATACTCAATTTGTTGGGGTAATTCAGGCGGAAACTGCTATTGTGGCTGAACACATACGTTTAACAGAATCTCTGAAAAATATGGGAGTTAATCAGCGTTATGTCGTCCAAAATCGCTACAGTCCAGAGGTGGAAATTGATGGCAGTTTGTTTCCAGACCAAACAGTTGTTCGCTTACCGCGATTACCCAGATCTGTGGAGCCGTTAGCCCGGATTCAAGGTGCTGCCAATCTTTTGTTTTAA
- a CDS encoding gas vesicle protein has product MKTFRNRGNIRPKITTMPRNKCEASSQLELYKLVTEQQRIKQELQFIEQRTAMLKQRLSNLKTQIAETEATINNLRSPEAKMPQILARPPICFESNYQTFEIEY; this is encoded by the coding sequence ATGAAAACATTTCGTAATCGGGGTAATATTAGACCTAAAATTACTACAATGCCTCGGAATAAATGTGAGGCTTCTAGTCAATTAGAACTTTACAAGCTAGTAACAGAACAGCAACGAATTAAACAAGAATTACAATTTATTGAGCAGCGTACCGCTATGCTGAAACAACGCTTAAGTAACCTCAAAACCCAGATAGCAGAGACTGAGGCAACTATTAATAACTTACGTAGTCCTGAAGCAAAAATGCCTCAAATTTTAGCCCGTCCACCTATCTGTTTTGAATCTAATTATCAAACTTTTGAGATTGAATATTAA
- a CDS encoding SpoIIE family protein phosphatase produces MLKILIIDDDPILRFALKRALENQGYDTTIVSNGEDGLLEAKRLRPALIICDWVMAQMDGLEVCRRIKTDPELATTFFILLTAKGAAPGEEGDRVRGLDAGADEFVSKPVEINELKARVRAGIRLHQLNQDLQAQKQALEELNQNLHQQKQILEAELAEAADYVRSLLPLPLVGTISIDALFVPSAQLGGDCFDYYWIDDDNLAIYLLDVSGHGVGSALLSVSVLNILRSQSLPNTNFCQPSEVLNALNTAFQMSNHSDKYFTIWYGVYHRVKQQLVYANAGHPAPLLLSAKNPPSIDIQKLNSLDIPIGFVPDIEFKNAVLEIQTNSSLFIFSDGAYEIPVPNGKIWGFEALENLLFNCQQTNTTHLNEVLAQIMTLSHNDNLDDDLSLLRVKFD; encoded by the coding sequence ATGTTGAAAATTCTGATTATTGATGATGATCCGATATTGCGATTCGCACTCAAAAGAGCGCTGGAAAATCAAGGTTATGATACCACCATAGTCAGTAACGGAGAAGATGGACTATTAGAAGCAAAAAGATTACGTCCCGCGCTGATTATTTGTGATTGGGTAATGGCGCAGATGGATGGTTTAGAAGTGTGTCGCCGCATAAAGACTGATCCAGAGTTAGCAACAACTTTTTTTATTCTACTGACTGCAAAAGGAGCAGCGCCAGGAGAAGAAGGAGACAGGGTTAGAGGACTAGATGCAGGAGCAGATGAATTTGTTTCTAAACCGGTAGAAATTAATGAATTGAAGGCTAGGGTAAGAGCAGGGATAAGGTTACATCAGTTAAACCAAGATTTGCAGGCTCAAAAGCAAGCTTTAGAAGAACTAAACCAAAATCTACACCAGCAAAAGCAAATTTTAGAAGCTGAACTAGCAGAAGCGGCTGATTATGTGAGATCACTTTTACCACTTCCATTGGTAGGAACAATAAGTATAGACGCTTTATTTGTTCCCTCAGCGCAGTTGGGGGGTGATTGCTTTGACTACTACTGGATTGATGATGATAATTTAGCAATTTATTTATTAGATGTATCAGGGCATGGAGTTGGTTCAGCGCTACTGTCTGTATCTGTGTTGAATATCTTGCGATCGCAGTCTTTACCCAATACTAATTTTTGTCAACCTAGTGAAGTTTTAAATGCCCTCAATACCGCGTTTCAAATGAGTAATCACAGTGACAAGTACTTTACCATTTGGTATGGAGTTTATCATCGCGTTAAACAACAACTAGTTTATGCCAATGCTGGACATCCAGCACCTTTACTACTATCTGCCAAAAATCCCCCAAGCATCGACATACAAAAACTAAATTCTCTGGATATTCCCATAGGCTTTGTGCCAGATATTGAATTTAAAAATGCTGTTTTAGAAATACAAACAAACAGCAGCTTATTTATTTTTAGTGATGGCGCTTACGAAATCCCTGTACCAAATGGCAAAATTTGGGGTTTCGAGGCTCTGGAGAATTTGCTCTTCAACTGTCAACAGACAAACACTACTCATCTCAATGAAGTATTGGCTCAGATTATGACCTTGAGCCACAACGATAATCTTGATGATGATTTGTCTTTACTACGAGTTAAATTTGATTGA
- a CDS encoding ISL3 family transposase, protein MLEDVAKNVMPIDVKDLRRLGIDEISLVKGQGKFIVVLVDIDSGKLIGLVKERKQIEIKKTMRMWGEKVLSQIEEVSIDMTGNYKSLIEKICPNALVTVDRFHVTKLVHEELNRARIAENKIASELNAPERKKVFESLKGNKFTILKAENKLTEKQKDKLNRIKQASPLIARMHSLKEDFHNLFEDNKNVVTGTLELINWLKKAEPYYQRSVQTIKRWFGEIVGYFERRTTSGVVEGINNKLKLIKRSGFGFRNFRNFEIRALLSWHYPINLAR, encoded by the coding sequence ATGCTTGAAGATGTAGCTAAAAATGTGATGCCAATAGATGTCAAAGATTTAAGAAGATTAGGAATAGATGAAATTAGTTTGGTCAAAGGACAAGGAAAATTTATTGTCGTGCTAGTAGATATAGATTCAGGTAAATTGATAGGTTTAGTAAAAGAAAGAAAACAAATTGAAATCAAAAAAACCATGAGAATGTGGGGAGAAAAAGTTTTGTCACAAATAGAAGAAGTAAGTATTGATATGACAGGCAATTATAAATCTTTAATTGAGAAGATTTGTCCAAACGCCCTTGTAACGGTAGATAGGTTCCATGTTACTAAATTAGTACATGAAGAATTAAATCGAGCTAGGATAGCAGAAAATAAAATAGCATCTGAGTTAAATGCCCCGGAAAGAAAAAAAGTATTTGAAAGTTTAAAAGGAAATAAATTTACAATTCTAAAAGCCGAGAATAAGCTCACCGAAAAGCAAAAAGATAAATTAAATAGAATTAAACAAGCTTCTCCTTTAATAGCTAGAATGCATTCATTAAAAGAAGATTTTCACAATTTATTTGAAGACAATAAAAATGTGGTAACGGGAACGCTAGAATTAATCAATTGGTTAAAAAAAGCTGAACCATATTATCAAAGAAGTGTGCAGACAATTAAACGGTGGTTTGGAGAAATAGTCGGATATTTTGAACGAAGGACTACCAGTGGAGTAGTAGAAGGAATAAATAATAAACTGAAGTTAATAAAGCGAAGTGGATTTGGATTTAGAAACTTTCGTAATTTTGAGATTAGAGCTTTACTTTCTTGGCATTATCCTATCAATTTAGCACGCTAA
- a CDS encoding GvpL/GvpF family gas vesicle protein, translating to MDVGLYLYGIFADPIPEKIALKGLDSQPVSSQVIDGFTFLYSDAKQEKYLASRRNLISHEKVLEQAMHEGFRTLLPLRFGLVVKDWETVITQLTKPHKQELQELFQKLAGMREVSVKILWDSKSELQAMMESNQDLKQKRDQMEGKALSMEQVIEIGQLIENNLAIRKESVIQVFFNELNPLAEEIIESDPMMEEMIYNAAFLIPWDTESVFSQRVEAIDQTFGDRLRIRYNNFTAPYTFAQI from the coding sequence ATGGATGTTGGTCTTTATCTTTACGGTATTTTTGCTGACCCAATCCCAGAAAAAATTGCTCTGAAAGGATTGGATTCGCAACCTGTTTCTAGTCAAGTAATTGACGGATTTACTTTTTTATATTCAGATGCAAAACAAGAAAAATATTTGGCATCTCGTCGTAATTTAATCAGCCATGAAAAGGTTTTAGAACAAGCAATGCACGAAGGGTTTCGGACTCTTTTACCCTTGCGTTTTGGATTAGTTGTCAAAGATTGGGAAACAGTGATCACACAACTAACAAAACCGCATAAACAGGAATTGCAAGAACTATTTCAAAAATTGGCAGGAATGCGAGAGGTTAGCGTTAAGATTCTTTGGGATTCTAAGTCCGAATTACAAGCAATGATGGAGTCTAATCAAGACTTGAAACAGAAGCGCGACCAAATGGAAGGAAAGGCGTTGAGTATGGAGCAAGTAATTGAAATTGGACAATTAATTGAAAATAATTTGGCAATTCGGAAAGAATCTGTAATCCAAGTTTTCTTTAATGAGCTAAATCCCTTAGCCGAAGAGATTATTGAAAGTGATCCCATGATGGAAGAAATGATTTACAACGCTGCTTTTTTAATTCCTTGGGATACCGAATCTGTGTTTAGCCAACGTGTCGAAGCCATTGACCAAACATTTGGCGATCGCTTACGTATTCGCTACAACAATTTTACTGCTCCCTATACCTTTGCTCAAATTTAG
- a CDS encoding STAS domain-containing protein encodes MNDNFQILEPIGTLNAAKGNEIRREIEYVMTSGIDIVLIDLKNVQLIDSSGLGALVSTMQFVRKSNKKLYICSVNNQVQMLFELTKMDRIMQILKDREEFEKLEQVVKNREELNSHVLIS; translated from the coding sequence ATGAACGATAATTTTCAAATACTTGAACCAATAGGAACCTTAAATGCAGCCAAAGGTAATGAAATTAGGCGCGAAATTGAATATGTTATGACTAGTGGTATCGATATTGTATTGATTGATCTCAAAAATGTTCAGTTGATCGATAGTTCTGGTTTAGGTGCTTTAGTTTCAACGATGCAATTTGTCAGAAAAAGCAATAAAAAACTCTATATCTGTTCTGTGAATAATCAAGTTCAAATGTTATTTGAGCTAACTAAAATGGATCGAATTATGCAAATCCTTAAAGATAGAGAAGAATTTGAGAAACTTGAGCAAGTAGTTAAAAATAGAGAAGAATTGAATAGTCATGTTCTTATAAGCTAA
- a CDS encoding gas vesicle protein GvpG codes for MLGKILLFPVMGPISGLVWIGEQIQERTNTEFDAQENLHKQLLSLQLSFDIGEISEEDFEEQEEELLLKIQALEEQARLE; via the coding sequence ATGCTAGGTAAAATTTTACTATTTCCAGTTATGGGACCTATCAGTGGACTTGTATGGATTGGAGAACAAATTCAAGAGCGGACTAATACTGAATTTGATGCTCAAGAAAATTTGCATAAACAATTATTAAGTCTGCAACTTTCTTTTGATATAGGCGAAATTTCCGAGGAGGACTTTGAGGAGCAAGAAGAAGAACTTCTCCTGAAAATTCAAGCTTTGGAAGAACAAGCCAGGCTAGAATAA
- a CDS encoding anti-sigma regulatory factor, translated as MTKKIYLKVNTDINAEDEILSWFEQVNQPPFADNTIWWQLQTLLVEGFINIVEHAHKNLSVETPIELEALRFSEHIEIRIWSYGPAFDLTQQLQQTLELEDNYQERGRGLKIMSKLVDKLSYEPTGDNRYCLFISKKY; from the coding sequence ATGACCAAGAAAATTTATCTCAAAGTTAATACAGATATCAATGCTGAAGATGAGATTTTATCTTGGTTTGAGCAGGTGAATCAACCACCTTTTGCTGACAATACAATTTGGTGGCAATTGCAAACACTACTGGTAGAGGGCTTTATTAACATTGTTGAACATGCTCACAAGAATTTGTCCGTAGAAACGCCGATAGAATTAGAGGCTTTAAGATTCAGTGAACATATCGAAATACGTATTTGGTCTTATGGACCAGCCTTTGATTTAACTCAACAATTACAACAAACTCTCGAATTAGAAGATAATTATCAAGAGCGGGGGCGGGGTTTAAAAATTATGTCTAAACTTGTAGACAAGTTGAGTTATGAGCCAACAGGCGATAACCGTTATTGTTTATTTATTAGTAAAAAATATTAA